In the genome of bacterium SCSIO 12827, the window TATATCCGGCCTGGGCCAGCATCCCCGCCAGATCGCCCGCGACCTTGCTGCCCGCGACATGCAGCAGGGCGCCGTCCCCGGGGCGCAAACGTTCCGCCGCCAGACGCGCCAGGTCATCGACATCGCCGCCGGCACTTTCCACGTCCGCGAATCCCAAATCCCGGGCCGCCCGCGCCGTGGCATCGCCGACGGCCAGCACGGGCAGAGGGATATTCGACCCCGCCTGACGCGCAGCAAGGGCGCGCGCCCCGTTGGCGCTGGTCACCAAAAGCGCCTGCACCCCTGCCAGATCAAGGGGGGGGCCGGGCAGGAAATGAACCGCCATCAGGGGCATGATGAGCGCCTCGTGCCCCATATCCCGAAGCCGTGCCGCCGTCGCCGCGGCATCCCGTTCCGGTCTCGTAACCAGAATTCGGGCCACGGCTCAGTTCCCGCCGCCGGGACCGGGATCATCGAGAAATCCAGGGCCGGCCATGGCTTTCAACTGCTCGCCCAGGTCGCGGCCAAGGCGATAGGCATCCCCGGTCCGGCCGCTGCGCCGGGCGCGGTGCAGCGCGCTGCCGTCACCGCGGGCGACCAGGCCGTCGAGGGTCATTTCGCTGCCGTCATCCGACAGCACGGCCAGGCCGCCGATGGGCGTGCGGCAGGATCCGTCGAGGGCTTCGAGCATGGCGCGTTCCGCCGTGACCCGGGCCAGGGTCGGAGCATGATTAATGGCCGCCAATAAATCCAGCACCCGATCGTCACCCGCGCGGCAGGTGATGGCGACCGCCCCCTGGGCGACGGCGGGCAACATATCTTCGGGCGCAATCGCCTGGGTCACGACCTCGGCCCGGCCCAGGCGGTTGAGCCCGGCGCAGGCAAGCAGGGTCGCGTCCGCCTGACCGTCGGCCAGCTTGCCGAGGCGCGTCTGCACGTTGCCACGGAAGGTCACGCATTTAAGGTCAGGGCGCCAGTGCAGCAGCTGCGCCTGCCGGCGCACGGAAGCGGTGCCGATCACCGCCCCCTGGGGCAGATCGGACAAGGATTGATGCGAATTCGAAATGAAGGCGTCGCGGGGGTCTTCCCGTTCCAGCACGGCGGCGATGACGATGCCGTCGGGCATCCAGGTTTCCAGGTCCTTCATGGAATGGACGGCCAGATCGACGCGATTGTCCAACAGCGCCCGGTCGATTTCCTTGGAAAACAGGCCCTTGCCGCCGATATCGGCCAAGGGCCGGTCGAGCACCAGGTCGCCCGTTGTCTTGAGGTCGACGATCGAGGTCGCCCCCAGCGGCGTCGGCTTGCCGTGGGCAGCCTCAATCAAGTCGCGGGCCGCATGGGCCTGGGCCAGCGCCAGGGGGCTGGCGCGGGTGCCGATGCGCAGGAATTTCGGGTCGGTCGGGTCGATGGGATCGGTCACGGGCAAAAAAGCCTTTTGGTTGTGCGGCGGGCGACAGAGTAAAGTCCCCGGCCATTGCCGCAACCATGAAATTCACCCATGTAGATAGCCATGCGCGTTCTGGGCATTGAAACCAGTTGTGACGAGACCGCCGCCGCCGTGGTGAGCGACGGGCGCGACGTGCTGTCCAACGTGGTGCATCAGCAACTGGCCGACCACCAGCCCTTCGCCGGCGTGGTGCCAGAGGTCGCGGCCCGCGCGCACCTGGATCAGGTCGGCCGGGTGGTGCAGGCGGCGCTGGACCAGTCCGGCGTCGGCTGGGACGGCATCGACGCCGTCGCCGCCACGGCCGGGCCGGGCCTGATCGGCGGCGTGCTGGTCGGCGTGATGACCGGCAAGGCCCTGGCGGCGGCGCGCGGCCTGCCCTTCGTCGCCGTCAACCATCTGGAGGCCCACGCGCTCACCGCGCGGCTGACCGACGACGTGCCCTTTCCCTATCTGCTGCTGCTGGTGTCGGGCGGCCATTGCCAACTGCTGGTGGTCGAGGACGTGGGCAGGTATCGGCGGCTCGGCACCACCATCGACGACGCCGTGGGCGAGGCCTTCGACAAGACCGCGAAAATGCTGGGCCTGGGCTATCCCGGCGGCCCGGCGGTCGAACAGGCCGCGCAGGCGGGCGATGCGACTCGCTTCGAGCTGCCGCGCCCACTGAAGGGCCGGGACGGCTGCGATTTTTCCTTTTCCGGCCTCAAGACCCGCGTGCGCATGGCGATCGAGGGCCTGCCCCCCGGCCCCATGCAGGACCGGGACATCGCCGACCTCTGCGCCTCGTTCCAGGCCGCGGTCGCCGACGTGCTGGCCGAACGCACGGGCCGGGCCATCGACATGTTTCTGGAAAGACATCCGGCGGGCCGGACCCTGGTCGTCGCCGGCGGGGTCGCCGCCAACCAGGCGATCCGCACACGATTGCAGGCTCTGGCGGCGGACCGGGGGCTGGGTTTCGCCGTGCCCGCCCCGGCGCTGTGCACCGACAACGGCGCCATGGTCGCCTGGGCCGGGGTCGAACGCTTTCGCCTGGGCCTGACGGACGGGCTCGACTTCCGCCCGCGCCCGCGTTGGCCGCTTGACCCCGATGCGCCCAAGGCCATCGGTGCCGGGGTCAAGGCATAAGGAACAAGAATGCGCCATCTCCCTCTTCCCAGCCCCCGGCCCGGCCTATAAAAGAGTCGCCATGGAACGTTTCGCCGTCATCGGCGCCGGTGCCTGGGGCACGGCGCTTGCCATGGTCGCCCGCCGGGCGGGCCGTTCGGTGATCCTGCAGGCCCACGAACCCGATGTGGCCGCCGAGATCAATTCAAGCCATCAGAACCCCTACCTGCCCGGCGTGACGCTGGACCCGGCCATCGAGGCGACGTCGGACATGGCGACCGCCATCGACGGCGCCGAAGCGGCGATTCTGGTCGCCCCGGCGCAGTTCATGCGCCCGGTGACCCTGGCCATGTCGGCCGCCAAGCCGTTCAAGGCGCCGGTGCTGATCTGCGCCAAGGGGATCGAGAACGGCAGCTGCAAGCTGATGACCGAGGTCGTCGCCGAAACCCTGCCCGCCGCCCCGCAGGCCGTTTTGTCCGGGCCGACCTTCGCCATCGAGGTTGCCCAGGAAATTCCCTCCGCCGTGACCCTGGCATCCGACGACGGCAAGCTGGCGGAACAGTTCATTCAGGCCATCGGCACGCCGCGCTTCCGGCCCTATCGTTCGGAAGACCCGATCGGCGCCGAGGTCGGCGGAGCGGTGAAGAACATCCTGGCCATCGCCTGCGGCATCGTGCAGGGCCGGGGCATGGGCGACAACACGCGCGCCGCCCTGATCACCCGGGGCCTGGCCGAAATCGTGCGCCTCGGCCTGGCCAAGGGGGCGCAGGCGGAAACCCTGATGGGCCTGTGCGGCATCGGCGACCTGACCTTGACCTGCAACGCCCTGCAGTCGCGTAATTTTTCCCTGGGCGTGGCGCTCGGCCAGGGGCGGCCGCTGGCCGATATTCTGGGCGAACGCAAGGCCGTGACCGAGGGCGTGTTTTCCGCCCGCGCGGTGATCGAACTGGCCGGGCGGCTTGGCGTCGACATGCCGATCTGCACCGCCGTCAACGCCATCGTCAATCACGGCAAGGACATCGACCGCATGATCGAAAGCCTGCTTGCCCGCCCATTCACCAAGGAATTGTGAGCCCCCTGCCCCCTGCCCCTGCCCCCTGCCCCTGCCCCCTGCCCCAAGAAACGTCAGCCAAAAGGATCGTCCCATGCATTACATCGTGTTCGCCATCGACAAGCCCGGCCATGTCGATATGCGTCAGAGCATCCGCCCGGATCACTTGGAATACCTGAAGTCCCAGAAGGACATCCTCGTCACCGCCGGGCCCATGCAGTCCGACGACGGCGAGGCCATGATCGGCAGCATGCTGGTGATCGACGTGGCGGACCGCGCCGCCGCCGAGGCCTTCGCCAAGGGCGACCCCTATGCCAAGGCAGGCCTGTTCGAAAGCACGGTCATCAAGCGCTGGAAGCGCACCATCCCCGCCGAATAACGCGACCGAGACCCGACCCGAGAGCATCATGACCGAACACGCCCTCTGCCCATTGGACGATATCGCCGACGGCGGCTCGGCCGGGTTCGAGATCGCCGGCAAACTGGTCATGGCGATCCGCCAGGGCGATACGGTCTTCGCCTATGTCAATTCCTGCCCCCATGTCGGCACGCCGCTGGACATGTGGCCGGGGCGGTTTCTGACCCGGGACGGGGAATACATCCTCTGCGCCACGCATGGTGCCTTGTTCCGCATCGAAGACGGCCATTGCGTCGCCGGCCCCTGCGTCGGACGCGGCCTGACGCCGATTGACGCGCGTGTCGTGAACGGCGTTGTAAATATTTTCAATATCGATTGACGCCCTTGTAAATAAAGAAAAATTTCCGCCACGCACTTGCGCGATCCCTAATTTTTCCCTATCCAACGAATCGCCCAACCGACTTCCGGGGCGCTATACCTTGTTCTCGGGCGAGATTTCGCCATACCATTCGAGACCGCAGGGGGAAACCCGGGAGGAACAATCCCGGCTCCGGGGAAACGGCACACGGCACGGCCGGCGCAATCAAGCTCAAGCAACCGCCGGCCGACGCAGGGAGCAAGATCGGGCGGGACGCAGACCAGCCCCGCGCCAAAAAAGCGGCGCTTGCCGCGCGCAATATTGGGAGGTTTCTACCGTCATGTCTGAAGATCAATTGTTTCCGGTACCCGACGCCGTTGCCAAGGCGTCGCTGTGCACCAACGACCAATACCTGGAAATGTACAAGCAATCCGTCGACGACCCGGACGCCTTCTGGGGCGAGCAGGGCAAGCGTCTGGATTGGATCAAGCCCTACACCAAGGTCAAGAACGTCAGCTACGACTACGGCAACGTCTCCATCAAGTGGTACGAAGACGGCAGCCTGAATGCCTCGGTCAACTGCATCGACCGGCACTTGGCCACGCGCGGCGACCAGGTCGCCATCATCTGGGAAGGCGACGACCCCAAGGACGACGCCAAGATCACCTATAAGGAACTGCACGAACACGTCTGCCGCCTGGCCAACGCCATGAAGGCGCGCGGCATCAAAAAGGGCGACGTGGTCACCATCTACATGCCCATGGTGCCGGAAGCGGCCTATGCCATGCTGGCCTGCACGCGCATCGGCGCCATCCATTCCATCGTGTTCGGCGGGTTTTCGCCGGACGCGCTCGCGGGCCGCATCGAGGATTGCAAATCCAACTGCGTCATCACCGCCGACGAAGGCATCCGCGGCGGCCGGCCGATCCCGCTCAAGGTCAACACGGATGCCGCCATCGAAAAATGCGGCGGCGTCGACACGGTGTTCGTGGTCAAGCGCACGGGTGCGGACATCAACTGGGTCGAGGGCCGCGACGTGTGGTACGAGGAGGCGACCGCCGCCGCCGAGGCCGATTGCGCGCCCGAGGAAATGAACGCGGAAGACCCGATGTTCATCCTCTATACCTCGGGCTCGACCGGCAAGCCCAAGGGCGTGCTGCACACCACCGGCGGCTACATGGTCTATGCCTCGATCACCCATCAATACGTGTTCGATTATCACGACGGGGAAATTTACTGGTGCACGGCCGACGTCGGCTGGGTCACGGGCCACAGCTATATCGTCTATGGCCCGTTGGCCAACGGGGCGACCACGCTGATGTTCGAAGGCGTGCCCAACTACCCGTCCATGTCCCGCTTCTGGGAAGTCTGCGACAAGCATCAGGTCAACATCTTCTACACGGCCCCGACGGCGATCCGCGCCCTGATGCGCGACGGCGACGGCCCGGTCAAGAAGACCTCGCGCTCATCGATCCGCCTGCTGGGCTCGGTCGGGGAGCCGATCAACCCGGAAGCCTGGCTGTGGTATTACAACGTGGTCGGCGACGGCCGCTGCCCCATCGTCGATACCTGGTGGCAGACGGAAACCGGCGGCATCATGATTACCCCGCTGCCGGGTGCGACGGCGCTGAAGCCGGGGTCGGCGACGCGGCCCTTCTTCGGCGTCCAGCCGCAGATCGTCGATGCCGACGGCAACCCGCTCGAAGGGGCGACCGAAGGCAATCTCTGCATCATCGAAAGCTGGCCGGGCCAGATGCGCAGCGTCTACGGCGACCACAAGCGGTTCGAAGACACCTACTTCGCCACCTACAAGGGCAAGTACTTCACCGGTGACGGCTGCCGCCGCGACGCGGACGGATATTACTGGATCACCGGCCGCGTCGACGACGTCATCAACGTGTCCGGCCACCGCATGGGGACGGCCGAGGTCGAAAGCGCGCTCGTCGCCCATCCCAAGGTCGCCGAGGCCGCCGTCGTGGGCGCACCCCACGACATCAAGGGTCAGGGCATCTACGCCTATGTCACGCTCAACGCCGGCGAGACGCCGTCGGACGAGTTGAAGAAAGAACTGGTGCAATGGGTGCGCAAGGAAATCGGACCCATCGCCAGCCCCGACTGGCTGCAATGGGCACCGGGCCTGCCCAAGACGCGGTCGGGCAAGATCATGCGCCGCATCCTGCGCAAGATCGGCGAGGACGATTTCTCCAACCTGGGTGATACCTCGACCCTGGCCGACCCGGCCGTGGTGGATGATCTGGTCAACAACCGCCAGAACAGAATTCACTAAGCACCGATTACCATCCGAACAAGAAAGGCGGGGCCGTTTGGTCCCGCCTTTTTTCTGCGTCGGGCCGGGTTGGGCTTCTCAGGTCCAGGCAGCCAGCGTAGAAAAGAACAGCGGCGCCCGGCCGCTATGAACAAGGGAGGCATCTATGGCCCGCATCGCGATCGGCGGTTTCCTGCATGAAACGCACTGCTTCGTGCCCATGCGAACCGACTATGACTATTACGCCCGGGGCGGCGAGTTCCCGCCGTTGGCACGGCGCGCGCAAATCATCGAGCGTACCAAAGGCGGGTCGTTCGGCATGTCAGGCTTTCTCGACACCATCGACCCGTCCCATGAGCTTGTCCCCCTGATCTGGGGCCATGCCGGTGCCGGCGGCTATATCACCGACGATTGCTTCGAGCGCATTGTCGGCGAACTGGTCGGCATGCTGTCCCAAGCCATGCCCGTGGATGCGGTGTATCTAGACCTGCACGGCGCCATGTGTTCGGAAACGTTCCCCGACGCGGAAGGCGAGGTGCTCCGCCGCGTGCGGGCCTGCATCGGCCCGGACGTGCCGCTTGTCATCTCACTCGACTATCACGTCAACCTGACGCAGCAGATGGTCGACAATATCGACGGCGTCGCCATCTATCTGACCTACCCGCACATCGACCGCCAGCATACCGGCGCGCGGTCGGCGCGGATCCTGATGCGCGTGCTTGAGGAAGGCATCCCCCGGGGCAAGGCCCTGCGTCGCATTCCGTTTCTGCTGCCGCTGAATTTCCAATGCACCCTGATCGAGCCGACCAAGGCGATCATCGAGGCCTCCGTTGCCGCCGAGGGCGGCGACATTCTGAACCTGTGTTATGCCGCCGGTTTCCCGCCGTCCGATCTTGACGAATGCGGCCCTGCCATCGTCTGCCATGCCCGCACCCAGGAGGCCGCCGACCGCGCCGCCGACATGCTGGAGGCCATGGTGATGGACCGAGAAGCGGATTTCGCCGAACCCCTGATGACACCAGACGAAGCTGTGACCAAGGCCATGGAATTGGCGCAAACAGCATCGGCGCCCATCATCATCGCCGACACCCAGGACAATCCCGGCGCCGGCGGGACCTGCGACACCACGGGCATGCTGGCGGCCCTGGTGCGACACGATGCCCAGGGGGCCGCCATGTGCGTGATGTGGGATCCGGAGGCAGCCAAGGCCGCGACCGAAGCCGGGGTCGGCGCGACCGTGACCCTGGATCTGGGCGGCAAACATTCGATACCGGGTGACAAGCCGTTCCACGGCACCTTCGAGGTCGCGGCGTTGAGCGACGGCCGGTTCACGACCACGGGGCGGAGCATCCCCGGCCGCCGCATTGACATCGGCCCGGCCGCGGTCCTCAAGATCGGCGGCGTGTCTGTAGTGACCACCAGCAAGCGCATGCAGGCCTACGATCAGGACATCTTCAAACACATCGGCATCGAGCCCACGGAGCAGAAAATCCTGGTTCTGAAAAGCACCTGCCACTTCCGCGCCGATTTCGACCCTATCGCTGCCGCAACCCTGGTTGCCGTGGCCCCAGGGGCGCATATCGTCGACCCCAGGGAATATCCCTACCGGCATCTGCGCGCGGGCGTTCGTCTGGTCCCCCTGGGGCCTGCGTTCGTGCCCTCACCGGCGTAAGGCCGCCCGGCAAGGGGGGCACCAATCACTGAAACAAGAAAGGCGGGACCGTGATCAGGTCCCGCCTTTTTTTGTCTGATCAATCGGCCCGCGCCTATTCGGCCGCAACCATGGTCCGGACCAGAAGCAGCAGGTCCTTGGCGTTATCGAACTGCTTTTCCTTGCAGCGCTGTTTCGCCAGCTCCATGACTTTCAGCAGGATTTCCTCGGACTTGCCTTCGACGGCTGGATTCTCGTCAACTGCTTGGGCCGTGTCCGTCATCACCTGAAGGCATTGCTTTTCATCCCGGATCTCTTGCGCGGATGCAGGTGATGAAACCGCCACACCCAAGGCAATCGCCGTAAAGGCCACTGCCATAAGACCGAGCCGGCCATTGAAATTAGACATTTCAAACCTCCGTTGGTTGGTTGATCGAACATGGGCCGTCCAGGCACGAAAAATTTCCCTGCCGAGTTGACATGGAAAAATGCGGCTTAGGTTTGTGCTGTTTCACCGGACGCAGCCTGTCCGCGCGTTGGCGGCGCTCGTAAGGCACTGCCTTTTTCAGTCGCTTCTAATATACCAGAACGGCGGATACGCCGCTACTGGACAAACAGATTACCGAGTGCCGCACGCCCCTTGCTTACGCCATGCGCAGGCCCGCTTTTTTCAGCGGGAAATCGCGGATGCGTTTACCCGTAGCGGCGAAGATGGCGTTAAGCACGGCAGGGGCCGCGACCGCAATCGTCGGCTCGCCGACCCCGCCCCAGAACCCGCCTGACGGCATGACCAGGGCTTCGACCTTGGGCATGTCCTTCATGCGCATGACGTCGTAGGTATCGAAGTTCTGTTGTTCGACCCGACCGTCTTTCACGGTGCATTCACCCATCAACATGGCCGACAGGCCATAGACGAAGGACCCTTCGACCTGGGCCGCGATCTGCTGCGGGTTGACGGCATGGCCGGAATCCGTGGCCGCGACGATGCGGTGGATCTTCACCGTACCGTCGGGCGTGACCGAAACTTCGGCACAGGCGGCGACATAGCTGGCGAAGGCCGTACAATGGGCGAGGCCCCGGAACACGCCCTTGGCCTCCGGGGTGCCCCAGCCGGCCTTATCCGCCACGGCCTGCAGAACGGCCCGGCTTTTCGGATGGTCCTGCATGTATTTCAAGCGGAACGTAAGCGGGTCCTGGCCCGCGATATGAGCCAGTTCGTCCATGAAGCATTCCAGGTAGATGACGTTCTGGTTGGCGTTGACTCCGCGCCAGAAGCCCGGGCGCAGGTGCGGGTTGCGCATGGCGTGATCGACCTTGAGGGCGGGGAAACCATAGCTGATGGCGTGGTCGCCCTTAGGCCCCAGGCACTGGAAGGTGACCGGATCCATCCCGCCCTTGAGCCGCCCCGGCATGATGCCGGCCAGGATCGACTGCCCGGATATGCGCACGCGCAGCCCCGTTATCTCGCCCTTGTCGTCGAGCCCGGCCGTCATCCGGCATTGGGTGATCGGGTGGTAGGCGCCGTGGGTCATGTCCTCTTCCCGGGTCCACAGCAGTTTCACCGGCGTGCCCGGCATCTGCTTGGCGATCAGGACCGCCTGGCGCAGGTAGTCATGAACCGGGCCGGCACCCCGCCGCCCGAAACCGCCGCCCAGCAGCGTCTTGTAAACATCGCATTTGTCGGCGGGCAGGCCCGCCGCCTCAGCCGTGGCGTCGAGCGCCGATTCCCCGTTCTGGGTCGGACACCAGACCTCGCAGCGGTCCGCCGTCCACAAGGCCGTGGCGTTCATAGGCTCCATGGTCGCGTGGTGCTGGAACGGGTAGGAATAGGTCGCCTGCACCTGCTTGACCGAGCCGGCGATGGCCGCGTCGACGTCGCCGACCTCGTTGGCGACGAAGGCGTCCTTGGCATCCAGGCCCTCGGCGACCATGGCCGCGATGTCGGCGCTGTCGACCTTGGCGTGGGGGCCGTCGTCCCATTCGATGGGCAGGGCGTCGATCGCCGTCTTGGCCTGCCACCATTTGTCGGCGATCACGGCGACGGCGTCATCACCGACGGCCACCACCTTCTTAACCCCGGGCATGCCCATCACCTTCGATGCATCGAAGGATTTCAGCCTGGCCCCCAACAGGGGGTATTGACGGATCGCCGCGTTGAGCATTCCGGGCAGCTTCAGGTCCGTGCCGTAAACCTGCTTGCCCGTCAGCTTGTCGGCGGTGTCGAGACGCTTGAGCGGTTTCCCCGCGATGGTCCAATCCTTGGGGTCCTTCAGGGCGACGGTCTCTGGCACCGGCAGCTTGGCGGCGGCCTCGGCAACCTTACCGTAGGTCGTCGTGCGGCCCGTGGCGCCGTGGGTGATGACGCCCTTGGCGGTGGTGCAGTCGCCAGCGGCGACACCCCAGGCATTCGCCGCCGCCGTCACCAGCATCAGGCGCGCGGCGCCGCCGCCTTCGCGCACGTAATCGTGGGACCCCCGGATGCCCCGGCTGCCGCCCGTTGCGAAGCTTTTCCACACCTTGCCGCGCGCAAGGTTGGTGCCCGGCGTGGGATATTCCGTGGTCACACGGGCCCAGTCGCAATCCAGTTCCTCCGCGACCAATTGGGCAAGCCCCGTCAAAGTGCCCTGCCCCATTTCCGAGCGCGCGATGCGAATGACCACAGTCTCATCCGGCTGCACCACGACCCAGGCGTTGATCTCGTCCCTCTGTCCGGCCCCGGCCAGGGCGGTCCCGCCGCCACTGCCCAAGGGCACGCGGAAGCCCAGGATCAGGCCGGCGGCCCCAGCCCCCGCCATGAAGGTGCGCCGCGAAACGTTCATCGATATCGTCATGTCCGTTCCTCCCCTTACGCTTTCTGGCCGGCGGCCTGATGGATGCCGGCGCGTACGCGCTGATAGGTGCCGCAGCGGCAGATGTTGGACATCTCGGCGTCGATGTCGGCGTCCGAAGGCTTGGGGTTTTTCGCGAGCAGCGCCGCCGCCGCCATGATCATGCCGGTCTGACAGTAGCCGCATTGCGGCACGTCGAGATCCAACCAGGCCTTCTGCACCGGATGGCTGCCATCCGGCGACAGGCCTTCGATGGTGACGATCTTGTCCGTGGCCGCGACGGCCTCCAGCGGCAGGGCGCAGGCGCGCACGGCCTCGCCGTTTACATGGACGGTGCAGGCGCCGCAGGCAGCGATGCCGCAGCCGTATTTCGCACCCGTCAGGTCCAGGTATTCGCGCAACACCCACAACAGGGGCGTGGCGCCATCGACATCGACCGTGACGGCCTTACCGTTGACGTTGATGTTCGCCATGGGGCGATCCTCCGCAATTTGAAGATGAGATTGCGGTGATGTTCCGCCCGCGCGGATGAAATGTCTAATCACATTGTGATGACACGAAAGCCCGGTGATCAGCTTTCGTAGCGCGTGTTGCCGCGGCGGTTGGTGTCGATGGGGAGATCCATCAACAGCGGCTGATGGGCGCGCTGTGAGCAGTTCTTGCGCGGACACAGGTGGCAATTGATGCCGATGGGCGCGAACAGCTCATCATCTCGGCTGTTGAAGGGGGCGGCATAGGCCAGGCGATGGGCGTGTTTCAACTCGCAACCCAGGGACAGAGCCAGGCGGCGATCTTGGGTGTCGCGCGAGAACACGGGCCGTTCGGTCGTGCGCGACATGGTGAAGAATCGTTCCCCATCCGGCAATTCCACGAACTGCGGGACAATAACGCCCGGCGTGCGGAACGAGGTATGGATGTTCCACACCGGGCAGGCGCCACCGTAATCGGCGATGTTGAAGGACGTCGAATTGAACCGCTTAGTCACGTTGCCCGCCTTGTCAACGCGCAGGAAGAAGAACGGCACCCCCTTGGCCCCGTCGCGTTGCAACGTCGTCAGGCGATGGCAAACCTGTTCGAACGACACGCCGAAGGCGGCCGCCAGGCGGTCGACGTCATAGCGGGTTTCCTCCGCCGCCTCGAAAAACGGGCCGTAGGGCATGAGGAAGGCGGCCGCGAAATAGTTGGCAAGTTCGACATGGCAGCGCGCCACGGCGGTTTCGGAGCTGAGGGCGCTGCCGTCCGTGAGCTTTGCCAAAATCCCCGGCAGTTCGACCAGACAGAGCACATGGGCCAACTGGAACACCCGGTTCTGATGATCCAGGGCTTCCGACAGACGAACGATCGACGTCGCCTCGTCGTGGATGCGAAGCGCCTGTCCCATGTCCTCGATGGAGGCGATCCGCACTTCCAACCCGTGCACGCGCATCAACCGGCCCTTCAACACGGCATAAACGTTATCGACCTCGCAAGGCGTGGCGGCACGCAGGCGTTCCGCCGCCGCCTCCAGGTCGGGGAAGTGGTTGGAATGGTCACGGAAAAAATCATGGATGATGCGCTCCGGCGTCGACGACAGCAGGTCCGCCGGCATCCCCTCGCTGCCCAGCCGCATCATGTTCTCAAGCGCGTTTCGGTGATTGCGGTAGAGATGCAGGAAATGATCGA includes:
- a CDS encoding xanthine dehydrogenase family protein molybdopterin-binding subunit, whose protein sequence is MTISMNVSRRTFMAGAGAAGLILGFRVPLGSGGGTALAGAGQRDEINAWVVVQPDETVVIRIARSEMGQGTLTGLAQLVAEELDCDWARVTTEYPTPGTNLARGKVWKSFATGGSRGIRGSHDYVREGGGAARLMLVTAAANAWGVAAGDCTTAKGVITHGATGRTTTYGKVAEAAAKLPVPETVALKDPKDWTIAGKPLKRLDTADKLTGKQVYGTDLKLPGMLNAAIRQYPLLGARLKSFDASKVMGMPGVKKVVAVGDDAVAVIADKWWQAKTAIDALPIEWDDGPHAKVDSADIAAMVAEGLDAKDAFVANEVGDVDAAIAGSVKQVQATYSYPFQHHATMEPMNATALWTADRCEVWCPTQNGESALDATAEAAGLPADKCDVYKTLLGGGFGRRGAGPVHDYLRQAVLIAKQMPGTPVKLLWTREEDMTHGAYHPITQCRMTAGLDDKGEITGLRVRISGQSILAGIMPGRLKGGMDPVTFQCLGPKGDHAISYGFPALKVDHAMRNPHLRPGFWRGVNANQNVIYLECFMDELAHIAGQDPLTFRLKYMQDHPKSRAVLQAVADKAGWGTPEAKGVFRGLAHCTAFASYVAACAEVSVTPDGTVKIHRIVAATDSGHAVNPQQIAAQVEGSFVYGLSAMLMGECTVKDGRVEQQNFDTYDVMRMKDMPKVEALVMPSGGFWGGVGEPTIAVAAPAVLNAIFAATGKRIRDFPLKKAGLRMA
- a CDS encoding (2Fe-2S)-binding protein, coding for MANINVNGKAVTVDVDGATPLLWVLREYLDLTGAKYGCGIAACGACTVHVNGEAVRACALPLEAVAATDKIVTIEGLSPDGSHPVQKAWLDLDVPQCGYCQTGMIMAAAALLAKNPKPSDADIDAEMSNICRCGTYQRVRAGIHQAAGQKA
- a CDS encoding DUF2083 domain-containing protein, with protein sequence MRKTLVGPRLRQLRREHGQTQAEMASALGVSTAYVNLLENNQRSLSVTMLMSLSDAYGVDWRDLIQDESSTQLADLRNMLQDPLFGGDQPDLQELRAAIDHAPRLVDHFLHLYRNHRNALENMMRLGSEGMPADLLSSTPERIIHDFFRDHSNHFPDLEAAAERLRAATPCEVDNVYAVLKGRLMRVHGLEVRIASIEDMGQALRIHDEATSIVRLSEALDHQNRVFQLAHVLCLVELPGILAKLTDGSALSSETAVARCHVELANYFAAAFLMPYGPFFEAAEETRYDVDRLAAAFGVSFEQVCHRLTTLQRDGAKGVPFFFLRVDKAGNVTKRFNSTSFNIADYGGACPVWNIHTSFRTPGVIVPQFVELPDGERFFTMSRTTERPVFSRDTQDRRLALSLGCELKHAHRLAYAAPFNSRDDELFAPIGINCHLCPRKNCSQRAHQPLLMDLPIDTNRRGNTRYES